AAAGACTCCATTAAACCACTCAAAAATGATAAGCTCGAAAAGTCAAAAACCGCTTCTACAACTACCACCGCTTCTAAGAACAAGAAAAGTGCTTCAAAATCAGACATTAACTTACCCAAGCAGACTAATCAAAAAGCAAAGCCTACTTCTATATCACCACAAAAGTCGAAAGCTACTGAACCAAAGCCAACAAAGACAAAACCAACTGTAGCCTCTGATTTACAAGCAAAAACAGTTAAAACTgtcaaaaaaatacagCCTATTAAGCTAGAATCCTCATCAAAAACAGGAAACTCTACTACGACGGAAAATAGTAAAACGCTCgataaagataaagaacCATCTACACATAAGACAATACCTAAAACTAAAGCTTCTAAAAGCAAACCAAATAATGTTGCCAAACCAAATGGTACTGCCACATCGGAATTCAATCCGCCATCTTATCAAGTACctaaagatttaaaacGTAAACCCAAGAATGAAACTGACGGAATAACTTCTCCTGTAAAAAAACAGAAACGTGATTTAGAACCTATAGATTTTCTAGATACTAGTTTAGTCTTTCCAGGTACATCATTTTCTCGTATCAGATTGGCTACACCAAggataaaaatgaatattcaatattctcCTCCGAATGATAATCAATATTTACTAGAGGTTAAGAATGGTTTAGGTAATGAACATAAGCCAACAATAGTTTCATTAACTTACAAAAAATCAGCGACTCAACTATTTCAAGATTTTATTCCTAAACACATAACTTTATGTACGAGTGGTGAATCATTTTGGGCTTGTTGTACATATGATGGTATTATTTATGTGTATTCTGATACTGGAAAAAAACTTCTTCCACCAATGATACTAGGGGTTCCTTGCAGTTTCTTAGAAGCATGCTCCGATTTTCTATTATGTGTAACTAGTTTGGGACAGCTATATTGTTggaatattaaagaaaaaaagttgCATTTCCCAATAAATTCAGTATACTCGTTATTAAATCCTGCGTTACGTTATTCTGATGATGTCTTGACCAGAGCCGAAAATATCACACTTTGTGGTGTAACCAAAAATGGTGTTCCTCTTGTAACACTTAGTGATGGTGATGGATACATGTTTGATAAAAACATGGAGACTTGGTTATTAGTCAGCGATAGCTGGTGGGCATATGGCTCACAATACTGGGATATGAGCAATTCTGTAACTTTATCGTCTGATGGCTCTCATAATGATGATGttcaaagaaaagaatCAACAAAATCCCTAACGGCTGATTTGCTGAATAGCATGAAGGACAATCATGAAAGTATTGTTAGTTATTTTGAAactaaaacaaataatgaattacaGAGAAAAGGTAGGATCAAAAACCTACAAAGGCTATTCAGAACTATATTAATCAAGGAAGGGTTTGAAACTATTGAAGAAGCGATTACCTTAGCTCACTTAGAGAACaaacttttaatttcattaagattagaagaaaatgaagaattctCTAAGctattaatattgtattGTTACAGATTATCAGACTTAGGATACACTGACAGATTAGAAGAAGTTCTTCAATGGCTATTTGATGATGGTAAGTATGCCAAATCCATGCTTGCTGGAAAAACAAGAGAGGAGCATCTTAAGAATATTATCCTGGCTTGTTCTGACATAAGGCACATTCAAAGGGTCACAACTAGCTATGCTACAGCTCTAGGACTAGTTTCTGATATactttgatattttttcgATACATAAAGACACATCGACcctaaaaaaatattcatttcactttttcattatattatttaaattttctctTTGTAACATATATACAGGATAAAATAGATAAATACCAATAGAAGTACATAtttgtatcattattattaattaattaattaatttacaaaattgtCATTCATAAACATAAATAAAGAGTGAAGACATCTAAGAATAGCCCATAATTTCCATTATTTCAGAAATGTTCTTTGATACTACTTCATGTGCTTTGACCCTACCTTCTTCAATAACAGAATCCAAATATTGTGGCTCATTAATTaacttttcaaattctaatcTTGGTTCCTTTAATTcctctattattatttctgttacataattcttgaaatccttaaaatttttaaaatgttcAATATCCTTTTCAACCTCCTGTATGGACTTCCTTTGAATACCGCTAATAATTGTTATCAAGTTAGACACACCTGGCCTATTCTCTTCATCATAGTACATATGATCAGATGTGAAATCTGTAATAGCTCgtttaatcttttttgatattaattCAGGGGAGTcgtttaaataaagaacACCAATTTGATCTGGATCACTTTTTGACATTTTTTTGGCGGGATTAGTTAAacttaaaattttttgagtCGGAGCTAGCAAGGTTTTTGgtattggaaaatattttgttttatacATCTTATTAAATCTTGTAGCAATTGTTCTTGTAAGTTCTAAATGTGGGGATTGATCATCACCCACAGGAACATGTGTAGCTTTATATAGTAAAATATCTGCTGCCTGTAGAACAGGGTAAGCAAATAAGCCTAGGTTTACATTAgcaattttttcttggtCATCTAAAACTTCTTGAATATTAGCTTTTGATTTCCATTGTGCCATTCGATTTAATGAGCCTAAAGGTGAAAAATTGCATAATAACCAATATAACTGTGAATGTTCTGGTAGCGAAGACTGGTAGAATACAGATGATTTTGATGGATCAATACCACTAGCTAGGATACTTGCAATTGCTTCCCTTCTATAACGATAGAATTCTTTTGGATTAGGTTTTGGAACTGTAATTGCATGAAGATCTGCCACCCCAAAGAACAATTGTTGATCAgctttttttaaactacACATATCTTTCCAAATTCTGGTTGCTCCAAGATAATTGCCCAAATGAAATTTACCAGTTGGTTGAATCATACTGAAAATTATTGCCTCTGCTGGCAAGTCATCTGCGTGTAATCTAAATCCTGTGTTTTGAATACTACTACTCAAATATCTCAAGCTTCGACCCAAGTGAGGGGATCTTAGATTACTATTCATTATGCTAATGCCAATTAGTCCAATTACCAAAGGTTCTGACTCTAAGGTGGTattaacaaaaaagaaatatcaaataatgataattgaTTGGCTACAGTGAAAGGTACTAGTTCAGTAATGGTGAAAGAATTGCTTTTAATACATACttcttattttatatatttacagGGTAAGATTTTGACAAGTACTGAAACGTTTATTAGGTTCGGcttaatagtaataatgcttgaaaaatcaagatttcctaaagaaaaatagtTGGTATAGAAACATTACATGGAGGGAAGAAAGATCAGACAGCAATAATTTACCTTTCCTTTTAATACATTTTGTAAACATTTCTAGATGTCCACCCAATGTTTGCCAATAGCCCAGCAATCTGTCCTTGGGTATTACCTAATTTAGGACCAGCAACCAATGACACAAATCCTTCAGGCCCACATACAGCTGAAAAAACTGCCGTGGATATGTTACTTCTGGATTGGGGCTGATATGGGATATCTAATAGTTTTGCTAATGTGCTTGGAACATGGATAAGTTTTAAGTCGTTCTtagtttcaatatttttaaggGTGAAAATCGATGAATTAAGTGACCGTTGCAAagttaattcttttaatggTCCTAATTCATGGATATCATTACAAACATCAactaaatttattttaaaaccTTTATAATCTTGAAATGCTAATTGTAATGCACTTACAATACCGGTTCCCGCGGTAATAAATTGTATCGAAGGAATTAAGCCAGTCTTGCTTGAATAATCAGAAACTATTTCATTTACGTTTAGATCAATTATTGGACCGCGAATTTCAACAATAGCATCAATAGGCTTTTCACATAACCATCTAGTAACTTCCccattttcatattttttgatataaaac
This genomic stretch from Henningerozyma blattae CBS 6284 chromosome 1, complete genome harbors:
- the CYC2 gene encoding oxidoreductase (similar to Saccharomyces cerevisiae CYC2 (YOR037W); ancestral locus Anc_5.632), which codes for MLIKSGIASNILKSQAASKLVYRYGPFRSLRSDTLLNRKNTLNKKLFVFGGISLTIGALYNFYSAYESKRVLETPDLNPITFSKYAITYKESIDDTHFLLELTPIGLNSRDIWKEIRNSKIWSVEVKQPDIMVVRNYTPLPLYFNKKDQRLHQVPSVKHVEENKEFDTYNNSLMFYIKKYENGEVTRWLCEKPIDAIVEIRGPIIDLNVNEIVSDYSSKTGLIPSIQFITAGTGIVSALQLAFQDYKGFKINLVDVCNDIHELGPLKELTLQRSLNSSIFTLKNIETKNDLKLIHVPSTLAKLLDIPYQPQSRSNISTAVFSAVCGPEGFVSLVAGPKLGNTQGQIAGLLANIGWTSRNVYKMY
- the HIR2 gene encoding Hir2p (similar to Saccharomyces cerevisiae HIR2 (YOR038C); ancestral locus Anc_5.634); this encodes MKLLKFPLVVPDVQYKSLCIIGPHIILGGTNGHVEVWKHDLLNKAAFVPDDIPNMAPLFRGVISNTTQPVITPSVSDILFLGGDAKNLFLGTNNNAICYRPWLKSMIHNAAETKEEFFKVEPSSKLLDMKYDKTLSIVYILTSKRIDSSRSEESIYLFSSKTLQKLSELKLEDTSNAISLVIDSLGKFVSILYSDHSVGYYKVNSKGLIKLLSKSKDQFDAQNTHNNITMNPQGNLFPIFNKIENSDGSFVRKIQLLDRNEDFAVKHTLSLPASINNIVLKFSPAVYEKTNKKGIRSIYNLLATSSDIDGTMIIWNTKRFKPLFSAISLCPSPLNDIIWTDDGLTLFAVSDFGYLYTFAFEKNDLGSTSTEIDLDILKKKNKKLPFTSTRLQKPSTPTQVAENNKQSIQLETISEGNSPSKSNLNVEDKNVKNINNIEQKDIVTNTTEKKSRVAPESKLETLPVNPSPPSLIDRSKDIPKPASNSNHNSNPLSKTLTEKDATTESKPSTDVISQVNQKESTNNVVVVKDSIKPLKNDKLEKSKTASTTTTASKNKKSASKSDINLPKQTNQKAKPTSISPQKSKATEPKPTKTKPTVASDLQAKTVKTVKKIQPIKLESSSKTGNSTTTENSKTLDKDKEPSTHKTIPKTKASKSKPNNVAKPNGTATSEFNPPSYQVPKDLKRKPKNETDGITSPVKKQKRDLEPIDFLDTSLVFPGTSFSRIRLATPRIKMNIQYSPPNDNQYLLEVKNGLGNEHKPTIVSLTYKKSATQLFQDFIPKHITLCTSGESFWACCTYDGIIYVYSDTGKKLLPPMILGVPCSFLEACSDFLLCVTSLGQLYCWNIKEKKLHFPINSVYSLLNPALRYSDDVLTRAENITLCGVTKNGVPLVTLSDGDGYMFDKNMETWLLVSDSWWAYGSQYWDMSNSVTLSSDGSHNDDVQRKESTKSLTADLLNSMKDNHESIVSYFETKTNNELQRKGRIKNLQRLFRTILIKEGFETIEEAITLAHLENKLLISLRLEENEEFSKLLILYCYRLSDLGYTDRLEEVLQWLFDDGKYAKSMLAGKTREEHLKNIILACSDIRHIQRVTTSYATALGLVSDIL
- the MSW1 gene encoding tryptophan--tRNA ligase MSW1 (similar to Saccharomyces cerevisiae MSW1 (YDR268W); ancestral locus Anc_5.633), with product MNSNLRSPHLGRSLRYLSSSIQNTGFRLHADDLPAEAIIFSMIQPTGKFHLGNYLGATRIWKDMCSLKKADQQLFFGVADLHAITVPKPNPKEFYRYRREAIASILASGIDPSKSSVFYQSSLPEHSQLYWLLCNFSPLGSLNRMAQWKSKANIQEVLDDQEKIANVNLGLFAYPVLQAADILLYKATHVPVGDDQSPHLELTRTIATRFNKMYKTKYFPIPKTLLAPTQKILSLTNPAKKMSKSDPDQIGVLYLNDSPELISKKIKRAITDFTSDHMYYDEENRPGVSNLITIISGIQRKSIQEVEKDIEHFKNFKDFKNYVTEIIIEELKEPRLEFEKLINEPQYLDSVIEEGRVKAHEVVSKNISEIMEIMGYS